A window of Belonocnema kinseyi isolate 2016_QV_RU_SX_M_011 chromosome 9, B_treatae_v1, whole genome shotgun sequence contains these coding sequences:
- the LOC117179320 gene encoding ribosomal protein S6 kinase delta-1 produces MPPLKDKWARRFVITETDRHKLGFTIYKVTSIMFLKTSPENVSKVSVWKRYSDFRKLHTALSTLYSSLQNKEPFPSFPKPRFFGRFETEVIEERKDCALGLLTFIAKQPVLYSSDVFIQFFESSHLSSHLLDCSLSTSTDTSEDDRARTAENPERLYRPFRNSQSLSKGFRKFICSEQARPTVSRNHLKDQNYEKREFAVSTENERNQNSNSSHENRSNGVIYAQEAIKEEITIMHDGSDLPKADSNSTQYILIAAAHMSAAFRHEAIAEYEEAFTQYKLGISNLMNGIQTDSDAERKATIKDKIRKYLQRAEKLYNRHLNCNISVLSKPISELKNYKVLGFIESGMIVKDAWRGFTRIIKTIELPEGSNYDISNYILRGKVPYMVQLHACIQTDSTVFLVLQYIRKGKLWDFIKSNYKPNKDSYSCKKGHRRSFSCGAVIQPDHGIECNNSHYSKENRKSENLETDRENEKSKNEISFEINISVNSGILDKPELASDSSHNDIHTTELVENAQKLLQSINATLKKSNSIATRLNESQRLLYHSENAITDLNISSSPKIYDLPKLVQQSEQHDCELEDLEIKEQLDLSRIKSPNPSDLETFKFYLSTMAGDENFKREYEGVAQIYVNMRDKLAIEQSIFGNKLETRAEVECVESKQEALWKVPEDVLQLWAAQILVALESLHQQDAIVADLRPDNILINDDGSAVMTYIARRRDLDLLRFKEPYSSPELCCFAPPVTTTTSVDIWSFGILLYELFTGFKFESKHSGGFHSHSTINISDEMSEDAKSLLHSILKYQPNERLTIPEIKRHRFFAKVDWLKLLNS; encoded by the exons atgccTCCTCTAAAAGATAAGTGGGCGAGACGATTTGTCATCACCGAAACAGATCGTCACAAGCTGGGATTTACCATTTACAAAGTGACGTCTATC ATGTTTCTGAAAACGTCGCCAGAGAATGTATCAAAAGTATCAGTTTGGAAGCGATACAGTGACTTCCGAAAATTGCACACAGCCCTCAGTACCTTATACTCGAGTCTTCAAAACAAGGAACCATTTCCATCGTTCCCGAAACCAAGATTCTTCGGTCGATTCGAGACTGAAGTGATCGAGGAGAGAAAAGACTGTGCTCTGGGACTCCTGACGTTTATAGCTAAACAACCAGTTCTCTATTCAAGCGACGTGTTCATCCAGTTCTTTGAAAGTAGCCACCTGAGTAGCCACTTGCTCGACTGCTCTCTGTCGACAAGCACCGACACTTCCGAAGACGATCGAGCTCGCACTGCAGAAAATCCAGAAAGACTTTACCGACCTTTCCGGAATTCACAGAGCCTTTCAAAAGGCTTCCGTAAATTCATCTGCTCTGAACAAGCAAGGCCCACAGTTTCCAGAAATCACTTAAAAGACCAAAATTATGAGAAGAGAGAATTCGCAGTCAGTACTGAAAATGAGAGAAATCAAAATAGCAATAGCAGTCATGAGAATAGGTCGAATGGTGTTATCTATGCCCAGGAAGCGATTAAAGAAGAGATAACCATCATGCATGATGGATCTGACTTGCCCAAGGCAGATAGTAATTCTACTCAATATATTTTAATCGCGGCTGCACACATGAGTGCTGCTTTTCGACACGAGGCGATAGCAGAGTACGAAGAAGCCTTTACTCAGTACAAATTAGGGATTTCTAATCTTATGAATGGGATTCAAACTGATTCTGACGCGGAGAGAAAAGCTACGATCAAAGACAAGATCAGGAAGTATTTGCAGCGGGCAGAGAAATTGTATAATAGGCATCTGAACTGTAATATTTCGGTATTGAGTAAGCCTATAAgtgaactgaaaaattataaGGTTCTTGGATTCATCGAGTCAGGCATGATTGTCAAAGATGCATGGCGAGGATTTACTAGGATAATAAAG ACAATAGAATTGCCAGAAGGGAGCAATTACGATATTAGCAATTATATTTTACGAGGAAAAGTACCCTACATGGTTCAATTACATGCTTGCATTCAAACAGACTCTACTGTTTTTCTCGTGCTGCAATACATCAG GAAAGGAAAGTTATGGGACTTTATAAAATCTAACTACAAACCAAATAAAGATTCCTACTCGTGTAAAAAAGGACACAGGCGATCTTTCAGCTGCGGTGCAGTGATTCAGCCTGACCATGGAATAGAGTGCAATAATTCCCATTACTCAAAAGAGAATCGTAAAAGCGAAAACTTGGAAACTgatagagaaaatgaaaaatccaaaaatgaaattagtTTCGAAATAAACATTTCAGTTAATTCTGGGATTTTAGATAAACCGGAACTAGCTTCAGATTCTAGTCACAATGACATTCATACCACAGAATTGGTAGAAAATGCACAAAAGCTACTTCAGTCTATTAACGCGACCTTAAAAAAGAGTAATTCCATCGCTACCAGATTAAATGAATCTCAGCGGCTGCTTTACCATTCAGAAAATGCTATAACAGACCTGAATATCTCCAGTTCACCCAAGATTTATGATTTGCCAAAATTAGTACAACAGTCTGAACAACATGATTGCGAGttagaagatttagaaataaaagaacAGTTAGATTTATCGAGAATAAAGTCCCCAAATCCATCAGAcctagaaacttttaaattttatctgtcTACGATGGCAGGCGACGAAAATTTCAAACGTGAATACGAAGGCGTTGCACAGATTTATGTAAATATGAGGGACAAGTTGGCGATCGAACAAtcaatttttggcaataaattaGAAACTAGGGCTGAAGTAGAATGTGTGGAAAGTAAACAAGAAGCTTTGTGGAAGGTTCCAGAGGATGTTCTTCAATTATGGGCTGCGCAAATTTTAGTGGCGTTGGAATCGCTTCACCAACAAGACGCGATAGTGGCGGATTTGAGGCctgacaatattttaattaatgacgATGGGAGTGCAGTCATGACTTACATTGCCCGCCGACGTGACTTGGATTTACTGAGATTCAAAGAACCTTATTCTTCACCTGAATTGTGCTGTTTTGCACCTCCAGTCACGACAACGACGTCTGTCGACATCTGGAGCTTCGGGATTTTGCTTTATGAACTCTTCACGggattt